In Mytilus edulis chromosome 7, xbMytEdul2.2, whole genome shotgun sequence, a single genomic region encodes these proteins:
- the LOC139482567 gene encoding uncharacterized protein — MLRQMLFKNFIHFKEFQLLTFENGSHFFIGANSSGKTSASELIRRCMPSDINTSISSSYDENKNAYAFCKFDVPSATRIENFKNISSVYSGVVKTTDKIHVKIICLQKQKFHGSVIKVIAHTIGDKDKLTEIYQVTTNAETSKKLTEILTSIFSSSTTNNQTYFEQNFIKIIFGSGENLPSITDEEIKRYWTEGNITVRKFKKNLASMQFLEDIESIYVATMAMRAIGPLQWTKSDKIQNKDENYRETCVKAEILKELMTSKDVRKEKEKRIFNFLTHPFQYVFTLMPTGLITIREKHSKFEFPLLKTPEGIIEAKQFSLIMANKVFHTICLEEPDRCMHPQMVERMRDTFQSESENKVVIIISRNPFLIYSITAKTTSVFFRKIQQTPSQVQCGIMSIEDISRQITDVDNLKKLLFATKVLCVDGKTDKILIEGLFDLISKSQITNPMMLRQMVFNNFIQFKDFQSLSFKDSPHFFIGANSSGKSSTFEILRRCMSTDINSTMSSSYDEAKNAYAFCQFEIPRSNNLDIFKNISTICSGVVKRTNKTFLKIVWLRNSMLPTSSLVQVIYYIIDENGKFTVKKQKVVNDYKSIGEEKLSTTMDKLVSTTIERDQENSQRNMINKLKNDLLEIILDSVDKMSPITDEELKANWTSNVDDFKKKLENMKFIKYLESTYVATMPMRAIGTLQWTRSTKIDKKEKNYQEACERAEIINELRTSDEVDQPKAERIFKFLTGPFKYEFYTDPQKPGQILVKETNSAEFPLLKTPEGVFEAKQFSLLMAHKVFHTICLEEPDRCMHPQMVERMRDIFQRESLHENKMVIVVSHNPFLINSITAEKTHVFFRKVEQMSTKVACDIRAIDDINRHITDVDNLKKLIFAAKVLCLEGITDKIIIEGLFEHHFKYSDDDDNVKNYIHSHQLVVLGSKTFDSKVMKFCEQTSLPAKWMFDRDKYIILDKTKKKIARFDTSIDPNGNYSQFKDNAIEEFLQEQDGFQKLSEELYNKGCFFWKSGNLEDTIIYSLNPAQQKEIFSMTAPDLTGKTTEEAIKATQTFKEKIKNRISHIERDKLRVLTTYIFQSSEVKRLFDFLRRR, encoded by the exons ATGTTAAGGCAAATGCTGTTCAAGAATTTTATCCACTTCAAAGAATTTCAATTGTTGACTTTTGAGAATGGTTCACATTTTTTCATTGGGGCTAATTCTTCAGGAAAAACAAGTGCATCAGAATTAATCAGAAGATGCATGCCATCCGATATCAACACTTCAATATCATCGTCATATGACGAAAATAAAAATGCTTatgctttttgtaaatttgatgTACCATCTGCTACAAGAATAGAAAACTTTAAAAACATATCCAGCGTCTACTCCGGTGTGGTTAAAACAACAGATAAAATTCATGTCAAAATAATATGCCTCCAAAAGCAGAAGTTCCATGGGTCCGTTATTAAAGTTATCGCTCATACTATCGGGGACAAAGACAAGCTTACAGAAATATACCAAGTGACAACCAATGCGGAAACATCGAAAAAACTGACTGAAATTCTAACAAGCATTTTCTCATCTTCGACAACAAATAACCAAACTTATTTTGAACAAAactttatcaaaataatttttggGTCCGGAGAGAATCTGCCGTCAATAACAGACGAGGAAATAAAAAGATATTGGACAGAAGGAAATATAACTGTTAGGAAATTCAAAAAGAATTTGGCATCTATGCAGTTTCTAGAAGATATAGAATCAATTTATGTTGCTACAATGGCTATGAGAGCCATTGGTCCTCTGCAATGGACGAAGAGtgataaaattcaaaacaaagacgaaaattatCGGGAGACATGTGTAAAGGCCGAAATTCTTAAAGAACTAATGACGTCAAAAGATGTccgtaaagaaaaagaaaagcgCATATTTAATTTCCTCACTCATCCATTTCAATACGTGTTTACTCTAATGCCTACAGGACTAataactataagagaaaaacattCTAAATTTGAATTTCCTCTCCTGAAAACCCCTGAAGGTATTATCGAAGCTAAACAGTTCTCGCTTATAATGGCGAATAAAGTTTTCCACACAATTTGCCTAGAAGAACCTGACCGATGCATGCATCCACAGATGGTCGAAAGGATGCGAGATACATTCCAAAGTGAAAGTGAGAACAAAGTAGTAATCATTATATCCCGTAATCCTTTCCTTATATACAGCATTACTGCAAAAACTACTAGTGTGTTCTTCCGAAAAATCCAACAAACGCCATCTCAAGTTCAATGTGGTATTATGTCAATTGAAGATATTAGTAGACAAATAACTGATGTGGATAATCTAAAGAAATTATTATTCGCAACTAAAGTGTTGTGCGTAGATGGTAAAACAGATAAAATACTAATTGAAGGTCTATTTGACCTTATTTCTAAAAGTCAAATTACAAACCCAATG ATGTTACGGCAAATGGTATTCAATAATTTTATCCAGTTTAAAGATTTTCAAAGCTTATCATTCAAAGATAGTCCACACTTTTTCATTGGTGCCAATTCTTCTGGAAAATCTAGTACATTCGAAATACTTCGAAGATGCATGTCAACTGATATCAACTCTACAATGTCATCATCCTATGACGAGGCTAAAAATGCCTACGCATTTTGTCAATTCGAAATCCCTCGGTCTAACAATTTAGACATCTTTAAAAACATATCTACCATATGTTCAGGCGTTGTTAAGAGAACAAATAAGACCTTCTTAAAAATTGTCTGGCTAAGAAATAGCATGCTGCCCACATCATCACTGGTTCAGGTCATTTATTACATCATCGATGAAAATggcaaatttacagtaaaaaagcAAAAGGTAGTTAATGATTATAAATCGATTGGAGAAGAAAAATTAAGTACAACAATGGACAAACTTGTGTCCACTACAATAGAAAGAGACCAGGAGAATTCACAACGTAACATGATTAACAAACTTAAGAATGATCTCCTTGAAATTATTCTTGACTCGGTAGACAAAATGTCACCTATAACAGATGAGGAACTGAAAGCGAATTGGACATCGAATGTCGATGATTTCAAAAAGAAGttagaaaatatgaaattcattaaatatttagaATCAACATACGTTGCGACAATGCCTATGCGAGCAATTGGTACATTACAATGGACTAGAAgtacaaaaattgataaaaaagaaaagaactatCAAGAAGCGTGTGAAAGAGCCGAAATTATAAATGAACTCAGAACATCAGATGAGGTTGATCAACCGAAAGCGGAACGTATATTTAAATTTCTCACTGGTCcatttaaatatgaattttatacGGATCCACAAAAGCCAGGACAAATATTAGTAAAAGAAACGAATTCAGCTGAATTTCCTCTTCTGAAGACACCAGAAGGTGTTTTCGAAGCTAAACAGTTCTCACTGCTGATGGCACATAAAGTTTTCCACACAATTTGCCTTGAAGAACCCGACCGATGCATGCATCCACAGATGGTAGAGAGGATGCGAGATATCTTTCAAAGAGAGAGTTTACATGAGAACAAAATGGTGATTGTAGTATCTCACAATCCTTTCCTGATCAACAGCATTACTGCAGAAAAAACTCATGTATTCTTCCGAAAAGTTGAACAAATGTCAACTAAGGTTGCCTGTGATATCCGGGCAATCGACGACATAAACAGGCACATAACAGATGTTGATAATCTTAAGAAATTAATTTTTGCTGCCAAAGTACTGTGTTTGGAAGGAATAACAGATAAAATTATAATCGAAGGCCTTTTTGAACATCACTTTAAATATTCTGATGAcgatgacaatgttaaaaattaCATCCACAGCCATCAACTGGTAGTCCTTGGTTCTAAAACATTCGATTCTAAAGTTATGAAGTTTTGTGAACAGACCAGTTTGCCGGCAAAATGGATGTTTGATCGTGACAAATACATTATATTagacaaaaccaaaaaaaagatAGCGAGATTTGACACAAGCATAGATCCTAATGGAAACTACTCACAATTTAAAGATAACGCGATAGAAGAATTTTTACAAGAACAAGATGGATTCCAGAAATTGTCTGAAGAATTATACAACAAAGGATGTTTTTTTTGGAAATCGGGGAATTTGGAAGACACCATCATATATTCTTTAAATCCAGCCCAACAGAAGGAAATATTTAGTATGACAGCACCAGATCTCACCGGAAAGACAACTGAAGAAGCAATTAAAGCGACACAGACATTTAAGGAGAAAATCAAAAATAGAATATCTCATATTGAAAGAGACAAATTAAGAGTCTTGACAACTTATATTTTTCAATCGAGCGAAGTTAAACGACTCTTTGATTTTTTGCGAAGGAGATAA
- the LOC139529744 gene encoding nucleoporin NUP35-like: MMSHTFDSYGESSPMMMGSPNSPASPHQSQFLPGFLLGETSQHAGSPSTRLWSAVTSPSPPKSAHRGSNITSPLSASYITSPGPRETIRPKERPGAPPTKSLMSYSSPSTASPFATSFHQTPSRGFHTPGTSACAPPLSGLSSSIMENMNDTSQFHLAANTKLPPSPAQMDPFYTQGESLTSEDILDETWITVFGFPPAAASFILQQFSQYGNIVKHVIATEGNWMHLHYQSKLQAKKALSKNGRMFAGNIMVGVTPCIDKSVMEDKENPSFSGTPVLGLMDTPVTSKGTPGTSKGTPIRPLTAAYKSARSENDVVRNNQVPQKSNTFASKAMEYMFGW, from the exons GAGAATCCAGTCCTATGATGATGGGATCTCCTAATAGTCCAGCTAGTCCCCACCAATCCCAGTTCCTGCCAGGTTTTCTTCTGGGTGAAACCTCACAACACGCTGGATCA CCTAGTACACGTTTATGGTCAGCAGTTACAAGCCCAAGTCCTCCTAAGTCAGCACACAGAGGTAGCAATATAACTTCACCATTGAGTGCCAGTTATATCACATCACCAGGACCCAG AGAAACAATCAGACCAAAAGAAAGACCTGGTGCACCACCTACAAAGAGTTTGATGTCATATAGCAGTCCATCCACAGCTAGTCCATTCGCTACTTCATTCCATCAG ACACCTTCACGAGGATTCCATACACCTGGGACAAGTGCTTGTGCCCCACCACTATCAG GTCTTTCCTCCAGTATAATGGAAAATATGAATGACACGTCACAGTTCCATTTGGCAGCAAATACTAAACTACCCCCATCTCCTGCTCAGATGGACCCATTCTATACTCAGGG ggAAAGTTTGACATCAGAAGATATTTTAGATGAAACCTGGATTACAGTTTTTGG TTTTCCACCAGCAGCAGCATCCTTTATACTCCAGCAGTTTTCTCAGTATGGAAACATTGTCAAACATGTG ATAGCTACTGAAGGAAATTGGATGCATTTACATTACCAGTCCAAATTACAGGCAAAAAAAGCTCTAAGTAAAAATGGTAGAATGTTTGCTGGTAATATAATGGTTGGCGTTACTCCTTGCATTGATAAA TCTGTGATGGAAGATAAGGAGAATCCTTCTTTCTCTGGAACACCTGTATTAGGATTAATGGATACACCTGTAACATCAAAAGGAACACCTGGGACATCAAAGGGAACACCTATCAGACCATTGACAGCAGCTTATAAATCAGCAAGGAGTGAAAATGAT GTAGTAAGAAACAACCAAGTTCCTCAGAAGTCCAATACATTTGCCTCCAAGGCTATGGAGTATATGTTTGGTTGGTGA